The genome window TGGCATTTTGACGCAACTTCATACGCGGACCTCCTCAGATTCTGAAATTAAACGCCTGACACGCTGAGAACGTCTCTTCCTTTTGCCGGATTTCTTTAAAGGCTTTGGCCCCGGGCGGAGATGCGGGTCAGGACCAATGACCGGTTGCCCCAAGACCTCCTGTACTAAATCATAAAGCATGACAGATTCCCGGAACGCGGCTTTGTTCCAGACACGCTTAAACCACTTGCCCTTTGCAAGACATATGGAGATATTCCACTGACTGGACAGGATCTGAACCGCCACGTCTCTTACTGACCTCCTGAAGTCATACGGAAGGAAAATCTCGCTCAACATGGATCTCACTTCGTAAGTAGGCCACTTCAGACGCCCGACCTTTAAAGCCTGCCACTCCGGTGTTACACATAGCCGGGGGTATGCAAAAAGGGCCAGCATAAGGGCATCACTGACTTCGGCACCGTCATTTACCATGCGATCAAGATGGCCCAAAAGCCCGAAAAGCAGCTTCCGAACCAGGCCCTTATCCTCACTCTCAAGGGCGGAAACATAACCAGGAAAGACCGAGCCAAACAGTCCGCTCTTAATCATAAGCTCGGCCCATGGCCTGCTGTATCCGGAACGTAAATCCTTTAGCCACTCTTCCCTTACCCTCGAAATTGCACAGAGACGAATTTTATCGCTGTGCTTCAGCAGGCCCTCCCATGTATTAGCCTCAATCGTAAAACCTGTCCTGGCCGCGTGCCTTACAGCACGCATCATCCTTACGGGGTCCTTCAGGTACCTGTGTTCCGGATCGTCACCTATGACCCTGATGATTCCCTGTTTTAGGTCTGCCATGCCCCCTACGTAATCAATTATACTGAAGTCCGCTATATTGTAGAAAAGCCCATTGATGCTGAGATCTCTGCGAAAGGCATCCTCCCTGGGAGATCCGAAGATATTGGCATCCCCGATCCCGTTGCCCGCGGCTTCCCGGTCATCGTGTTCACTCCGGCATCTGAAGGTTGACACCTCAATTATTTTGCCGCCCCGAAAATATACGTGGACCAGTCTGAAACGCCGGCCTATGATCCGGCTGTGGCGGAAGAGCTTTTTCAATTCCTCCGGCCTGGCGTTGGTTCCGATATCAAAATCCTTCGGACGCTTGCCAAGAAGCAAGTCCCTTACACTCCCGCCGACAAGATAGGCCATGTAGCCATTATCCTTCAGGCAGTAAAGGACCTTCAATGCCTCCCTATCTATATCTTTCCTGCTGATGCAGTGTTCCGGGCGGGGAATTATCCTGGGATGGAGTCCTGGACTCCCGAACAGATCGGCCTGCTCGGCAGGTAACCGTTGGGCCGGCTGTACAGGCGCAGGGGATCTTTTTTTGTAGAACTTCTTTTTGCGCCTGTATTTATTGGCTTTTGATGAAGATGTTGTCATAAATGACACAAGACCTTTTCAAAGTTTTTTCCTTAAGAGCTAAGCCTCTCATGTATCAATTCAGCCACCTTTTCACCGGACAATAGCATGCCCCCGAAAATCGGCCCCATACGAAACGAACCAAAGGCGGCGTTAGCTGCCATGCCGGCGACAAAGACGCCCGGATAGGCCTCCCTGGTATTTTCCAGCGTGGTATTCTCGGCAACCTCTGCCCACATGGAGCGCTCCCCCATTATTTCCCCGGTATCCGTGAGAAGCCTGGTGCTTGTTTTATTCTGTATTACTTTGAGGACCTCTGTGTCATGACCGGTGCTCTCTACAACATATCCGGACCTGACAGCCATGGGGTCCACGTGGAATCCTGCCATATCCACGGCAGTCCAATTGATTACGAGTCCTGTGACCCTGTTCTCCCTGACCATTACGTCTTCTACACTCATCAGATTGAAGATTCTGGCACCGGCCTTACAGGCAAGACTGGTTAATGTTGAAGTGCACTCTACGGAGTCGGCCGTGTAATATCCGTCTCCTGCATCCTCTATGGAGATGCCGAGGTCCCTGAGGATTACAGCCCCTTGCTCTTGAACTACTATTTCGTTGAACATCATGCCGCCGCCCCACATTCCTCCACCAATACTGAGTTTCCTCTCAAATACAGCCACCTTATGTCCCTTCCGGGCCAGACACAGGGCTGCCATCAGGCCCGATGGGCCCGCGCCGACAATCGCGACATCCAGTTCAAGACAGTCAGAAAATTTGGCCATAAAACGGCTCAATATAGCGCGGCTGATCTTAATTTCATCCAAAGACATTATATTGTGATCCTCCATGAACTTATTTACCAGGGCACATTACTGTAATACGGCAAATATTCAACTTTGGTGTATGCCCCACGGTTTTTTGCCCTGAGTGTATAGATCGCAAGAACAGCTTGGTAAGTCGGGTTGGACTCTTTGCCAAGGATATTGATTATATGATATTATAATTTTTAAATTTTAAAAGTGCGGAAGCTACTTATCAGGACTTTTTTGCTTTGATTCATCCGTCTTGGGTAACGTATATTTTCAATGGTCGTCAAGTAAACGGTTTTTTTTGGATAAACTTATCCGGAAAGGAGTAAAGAATGAAAGGGCTAGGCATCACTGTTACTGAACATCTGTTGATTCACCAGAAAGAATCCCCTGCAGCCACAGGCCGGCTGACAAGACTCCTGCAGGAGCTTATTTTCGCGGCAAAAATTATATCCCGAGAAGTCAACAAGGCAGGGCTTGTGGACATCCTGGGTCTCACAGGTGATATCAATATACAGGGGGAACGGGTACGCAAGCTGGATGATTTTTCAAACCACGTAATTATTTACAGGATGGAGCGTGCCGGCGTGATATGTGCCATGGCCTCCGAAGAAAACGCCGATATCATACCGGTCCCGGAAGACATGCCCAAGGAAGACTACATCCTGATCTTCGATCCCCTGGATGGCTCATCCAACATAGACGTAAATGTCAACATCGGCACGATCTTCTCAATCCATCGAAAGGTAAGTGACAGGCCCTATGTCACCCTTGATGATTTCCTCCGCCGCGGGTCGGAGCAGGTGGCGGCAGGCTACTTCGTTTACGGGCCCAGCACAATGCTGGTCTATACGACAGGCAAGGGCGTAAATGGCTTTACCCTTGACCCGTCAGTAGGAGAATTCCTCCTCTCTCACCAGAATATCACGATCCCTGAAAGGGGAAAAGTCTATTCTGTCAATGAGGCATATACCTGTTACTGGGACGAGAGAACGAAAAAGGTGGTGGATTACTTCAAGAGCCCTGAAAATGAGAGGGGAAAGCCTTACGCAGCCAGGTATATAGGTTCCTTTGTGGCCGACTTTCACAGAAACCTCCTCTACGGCGGTATATTCATATACCCGGCTGACAAGAAAGACCCTGCAAAGCCGAGGGGCAAGCTGCGCCTTTTGTGCGAGGTTGCCCCCATGGCCTTTATATTGGAGCAGGCGGGCGGGGCTGCCACAGATGGCGAACAGAATATTCTGGACATAAAGCCCTCAGCCCTCCATGAGAGGGTGCCGGTTTTTATTGGCAGCAAACTGGATGTAGAAAAGGCTACCAGCATCATGCAAGGCAAGGCTTAGAGGCCGCCTGAAAAAATACCAACCCCTTGCCTTGAGATGAGAAAATGACCATATTAAAAAAATAATTCTACGGAGGATCTTTAAACATCATGTATAATATGTTTAAGACGTTCATTTTTTTAGCCGCCCTTACGGCTCTCTTCCTGTTCGTCGGAGGGGCACTGGGCGGCCGCTCAGGCATGACAGTGGCCCTGGTGATGGCTGCCGTGATGAACTTCTTTGCCTACTGGTACAGTGACAAGCTTGCACTTAAAATGAGCGGAGCCAGAGAGGTCTCTGAGGCGGAGATCCCGCAGCTCCATTCCATAGTGGCAGGGCTTGCACAGAGGGCCGGGATACCTAAGCCGAGGGTTTACGTCATTGCCCAGCAGACCCCTAATGCCTTTGCCACTGGGCGGAACCCGGATCACGCTGCGGTCGCGGTCACAGAGGGTATCCTGCAACTTCTCAACCGCGAAGAACTGGAAGGGGTCCTGGCACACGAATTCGCCCATATACGTAACAGGGATATACTGATAAGCTCCGTAGCTGCTGTCATAGCGGGTGCCATAAGCTATATCGCCACTATGGCCCAGTGGGCCATGTTGTTCGGGGGCTTTGGCAGTTCCGATGACGATGATGGCGGCGGAATCGGTCTGGCAGGGGGGCTGATCATGATGATCATAGCGCCCATAGCTGCCGGCCTCATTCAGATGGCCATATCCAGGAGCAGGGAGTTTCAGGCCGATGCCACGGGGGCAAAAATATGTAACCGTCCGATGTCCCTGGCCAGTGCCCTCAAAAAACTGGATGAATGGAATCACCGTGTACCTATGGAGGTAAACCCGGCAACTGCGCAGATGTATATAGTCAATCCTCTCACATCCGCATCGGTTGCAAAGCTGTTCAGCACCCACCCTCCCATCCAGGAACGTATACGCAGGCTTTATTCCATGGCCGGACGCCGGGAAGGGACATAAGAATATGGAAACCAGCGGGTGAACTGGTTTCCCGCAGCCCTCTTGACTGCTTTGGCCACTGCCACAGGGGATACTATCCTGAAGGCCCGGTTTGCTCATCTGTCCCCAGGTGGTATGGCCATAGTGAGATCCGCCGCCCCCATGCCCTTTTTGCTGCCCTTGCTTTTCGTGATATCCTGGCCGGAGACCGACCCGGTTTTCTGGCAGACCGTGGGCCTTCTGGTCCCTTTTGAGATACTTGCCTTGCTTCTGTATATGCAGGCACTCAGGGTCTCTCCGCTGTCCCTCAGCATACCCTTCCTCGCCTTCACCCCTGTATTTATTGTATTGACCGGCTGGCTGATTCTGGATGAAAAGGTCACCTTGGCAGGACTCATGGGTATACTGTGTACTGTAACCGGTGCCTATGTACTCCATATCAAAGCCAGCAGAAAGGGGTTTCTTGAACCGTTAAGGGCCATTGCCAGAGAGCAGGGCTCAAGGCTTATGCTGGTAGTCGCCGGGATATACAGCCTTACTTCCGTACTGGGGAAAAAAGCGATTCAACACTCTAGTCCGGTATTCTTTGCCTGTTTTTATTTTGTATTATTGGGAATGCTCACTCCGTTGTGCATCTGGGCGCTATACCGCATAACCAATGGGTTTTCTGCAAATAATAAGCAATCACGTCCTCTGTGGCCTTTTCAAAAAAAGGCCGGTCCGAATCCATGGGGCGCCTGGTGGGCGGTCGGCCTTGCCCAAACCATAATGGTGCTCAGCCACATGTGGGCAATTCATCTGATCACAGCGGCATATATGATTGCTGTAAAAAGGACCAGTCTGATCTTCAGCGTCATTTACGGAAAGCTTATATTCAAAGAGAAAGAGATCCCCCAACGCTTAGCCGGAGCAAGTCTAATGGTGCTGGGTGTCGGGCTCATAATTCTGGCAGGTTAACAATGAAAAACACGGATAAACAGTCTTGGCTTGATGAACGGAAAGACCTTTTTGTGAAGAATGTATTGAGAGACTTTATCAATTCATATGCTTTTTTCCTGAATATCGAAAAAAAATTCAAGGAAAAAGGTATATCCTATGAAGGTCTGGACAATTGGGTGGGCACACAGACAGACCGGGGGATGCTGTGGATATTAAAGGACAACTGCCACCGCCTCTGGAAAGATATTGACTCCGGCAGTCAACCAGAACCTTTTTTCTTCGACTGGATGGTCGGGGCGATATTCCATGAGGCCATGAAGCTGAAGGAAAATATCTACATGGCAGATCGTTATCATCCCGCCTTTCAGGTTGTGTCGACCGCCACCAGCGCTCACAGCTGCCGGCAATTCTTTAAAGAGACACTGGAAGACATACAACGGGGAATGAATAGGCTTGGAGAGCTTTTCATGTATGCTGCCGAGCACCTGAAATCACTGCTCTTGACAGAGCGAGACAATTCCTTACTGGTACGATTTATGCTCGAAAATAAGTCAGAAATAGACAAGCTCTGGCAAAAAAGCGGCGGGCTGGATCAGATGCTCCATACCATGTTTCCTGAAGGCCTTGACGAGGCCTACTGCATGGCAGGGGAAAATTACATGGAAGGCAGCTGGTACGCAGAAGCCCGGATGGCCTTTCTTGAGGCACTTAAGATAAATCCGGAATGCAAAAAGGCAAAATCAGGACTGGGAATACTGGAAAAGCGCCTTGAGGAATTATCTCATATGTTGGAGATGGAATATACTTTGGCAAATTCGAATCAAGGCCTGGACCAGATGTAATGGCTGCAAAATCGGAATATAGAATGGCTGGGGGACTAGGATTCGAACCTAGATAGGCAGATCCAGAGTCTGCAGTCCTGCCATTAGACGATCCCCCAGATGAGCTGATAGGAATCGCTTTTTGCGATTTGGGCCGAAGAGGCACTCCCAAGCACCACACACTGATTTCTATAGCATTATTGGAAACTCCGGGTCAAGAAAAAAGTAAGGAATATCTGCAGTGTCTGTGTAAATATCCGGTGAACCCGTTATATCCTGCCTTGAAGCGGTTACCTTTTTCCGGGTTTCAAAGCTCACTCATTGCGGACCGGAGAGGCAGTGCAATCCGGCCCGCGATCGAAACCCTGCAAAAGGCAAACCGCTCCTGCGGCAGGGCACGGATGGCAACCTCCACAGTGGGCTACCGATTCCGGCATCAGGCGGGATTTGGCGATATTATTAAACAGGGCATGCGAAAAAAATCAAAAAAAAATCCGTTAAAAGATTAAAGTATGTATAATGTTTTGCCGAAAAATAAAATACCTCCTTAGAATGGCTTCTCAAAGCCCTTCTTCTCCTCTTGTAGGGCCCTGGCTTAAACAGGTCAGGGCCTTCTTTTCTTTATGTCAGCACATCAGCCTTAAAACAGTTTTTTCTGCCTCGGTCTTCGGAATGCCTTGGATTTTTTGGTCTGTTCTCTTGCCAGAAATCTTTCAGGAATGTCATTTAGAAAGGGGCTTGGGCCTCCATGCATCATCTGCCCGAAGAGCCTTCTGTGTTTCGCATGGCTTATGTATATTTCTTCGGACGCCCTGGTAAGGGCCACGTAAAAAAGTCTCTTTTCTTCTTCCATATCCGCTTCTTTCCATGGAAGTATACCGGCCTCACATCCGACCAGGAATATTACCGGGAATTCAAGGCCCTTGGCTGCATGGATCGAAAGCAGGGACACGGCTTCCGTGTTGAGATCCAGCATGTCGGCCTCGTTGCGAAGCAGGACTGCAAGGGAGTCCACATGCGGATGCCTGTTGACGGCATTCTTCAAGGCCCTGAGAAGAGGCCTGTCTGGTTCAAGGTCAAGAATATCGATTATGTAACTCAGGAGTTCGGGCCCGTCTTTGACCTGGAGGCCCGGTTTTAAGTCCGAGTATTTTCTGCTCCACAGATTTTCACCACCTGGGAGTTTTGCCAGATGATACCTGACAGCCCGTCCCTTCACGGCCTCCCAAAGCCGCCATATCAGGCGAAGTTCTCTTTGGGCAAGCGGATCAGGGGTGTCTGCCCGCTGAAAGGGTATTCCCTGGTTCAAGAGTGCCTCAATAACCTGGTTTCCCAATGCTTTGGCCCGGAATAGTATTGCCACGTCTGAAAGACTTCTCAGTGTGTGACCGCCGGCCGTGCCGCTGTCAAGTGAAGCAAAGCTGAGCCCCCCCACTATCTGCTCAACGGTCCTTGCCACCCACTTTGCCTCTGCTCCGGGATCTTCAAAGGCTTTGATCCTGATTTTCGGCATCCTGCCATTGACAGATTTCAGACGGACATCCGATCTGTTTTTTATGATGCTTGTTGCAGCATCGAGAAATATCTGGGGGCACCTGTAGACAGTATCCAGGACTACGGTTTTTACGTACTCAAAATCCATGCTGAAACGATCAATGAACTCAGGGCTTGCGCCCCTGAACCCGTAAATGGCCTGGTTGGGATCACCTATTACTGTGATATTTCCGTCTTTTCTTGCCATTGACTTGATCAGTGCATACTGGGCAGGACTTATGTCCTGGAATTCGTCCACCAGGACAAACGGGAAATCCCTATGAAATTTTGCTTTGATTTCAGTATACTCCAGAAGTCGCAGGGCCTCCATGAGAAGGTCGTCATAGTCCCAGAGACCGTATTTTTTAAGGAGGCCATGATATGCCCGGTACAGGGCCTCCAGGTCTTTATCTCCATTTATCGCAGGGGGAAAATGCTGTTTGGACTTTGAGATACGCTCATAAAGTCCTTGCGCTTTTGTATTTGATAATCCTGATTCCCTTGCCGCCTCTCTGCAAAGATCCCGGGCATCTTTCTCATCTATGGGAAGACGTGCCTCTTCACCCAGGGTCTCTCTTAAAAATCCAAGTGCCCAACTGTGAAATGTACTTACTCTGGGAGTTATTTGCCCATCTGGTCTGCGCCCTGCGGAAATTTCGCCGCATAAGAGCCGGGATACGCGCTCTGAGATCTCCTTTGCCGCCTGGTTGGTAAAGGTCATGGCAAGTATCTGGTCGGGTCTGGCGGTGCCTGTTTCTACCAGGCGTCCGATTCGGTAGCTGAGGACCCTGGTCTTGCCTGTGCCGGGTCCTGCAACAACAAGAAGCGGGCCGGATATGTGTGTTACGGCCTCAAACTGAGCCGGATTAAGATCTGAAGACCAGTCAATCATTATAGAGTATCATTTATCAGTTACGCGAAGTTTGAAAAGGTGGCGCTTGATCTTTCTGATAGATGTCTTGGGGAATTCTTCATCCATCAGAGTGAAGGACACCACTCTTTTGAAAGGAGCCAGCATCTTGTTTGCTTTTTTGACCTCTCTGGAAATGAGCTTATTTATATCCTGATCGCTCTGGCGTTTTCCAGAAGAGTACCCGCCAATGGCCTCGTAGTCCGGAACTATTACTGCACGGACCTCTTCTCCAGCCCCTTTATTATATCCATAGACCATTGATTCCAGGACAAAGGGACTCCGGTTGATACAGGCCTCTATCTCTTCAGGATAGACGTTTTCCCCGGCGGGGGTGACAATGAGGTTCTTGACCCTGCCGCAGATGTATAGATAGCCTTTCTTGTCCCGATATCCCAGATCCCCGGTCTTCAGCCAGCCGTCCGGGTCCAGCACCTCTTGCGTGGCCTCAGGGTCTTCATAATAGCCCTTCATAATCATCGGTCCCCTGAATGCAAGTTCCCCAACGCCGTTCTCGTCCGGTTCAAGTATCCTTACCTCTACTCCGGAAAGTGGTTTGCCTATGCTTTCATCCACTGGTTCATCCACGGGATTGATGGTAAGCACGGGACTTGCCTCGGTAAGACCGTAGCCCTGAAGCATTTTGACTCCCAGCCACCTGAATTCCCTGGAAATTTTTGGCATAAGCGGAGCGCCCCCAACCACCAGAAAGCGAAGGGAACCGAGCCCGGCCAGCTCTCTGAGATTTCTGAAGAAGTGCATGCCCAGGTTCTTCATGCCCAGACCTTCACCTGTCTTGACCGCATTCATAATTATGTGAAATATCATTCGCTGCGCGGAAGGCATACGTTTAATGCCCCGATGAATTCCATCCAGCATCTTTTGGAACAGCAGGGGGACACCGATCATCACGGTGGCACGGCTGGCCTTCAGGTCCTCCAGTATGCTGCGCGACTTCAGGCTCCGGGCAAAAGTGATTGCGGAACCACTGTATATGGGAAGGAGAAACCCGGCGGTACACTCGAGTGTGTGATGCATCGGCAGGATCGAGAGGAAGCGCTCCTGCCCGAATTCCATTACCTGATAGCAGGCGGTTATATCCGAAACTATATTGCCGTGGGTCAGCATGACGCCCTTGGGCCTGCCAGTCGTCCCTGATGTATAGATTATGGCGGCTATATCTCCGGGATCCCTGTTTGGTAAAGGGCGCCGTGTTCGTTGTCCATGCCTGAAGAGTTCTTCAAAGGGCATTACATTTCTCGGGATGCCTTTGGTATCCAGGGTCAGGACTATCACATGTTTTGGTCTTGGAAAGCCCCTGGAGGTACTGAGCACGCGGTCCAGGAATTTGGGAGCCACAAAGGCCATATACACCTTGGCGTCAGCCATCAGATGCAGTATCTCGTTTTCGGTTAATTGAGAGTCTATGGGTACACAGATTCCGCCGGCACAGGTGACAGCCAAATAGGCAATGGCCCATTCAGGAGAGTTCGGCCCAAGTATCGCGCATTTTCCGTTCTTTGGTAAGCCATCGGCTATCAACCCTCTGGCCAAAGATTCAACTTTATTGCCAAGCTCGCCAAAGGTGATAACCCTGTCTCCCCGAGGTTGCCTCGCAATAAGTGCGGGCCGGTCTCCAAACTCGGCAACCGAGTGCCTGACCATCTCAGGCAGGGTCGCTATTCCCTTGTTATTCTGCATGGCTGCTGCCTCTATCCGGTTTTCCATCCGGAAATGGATCGTTCTCTCAAATAAAGATTGTATCTATTTAAAATATATACAATACAGGTCAAGTTGAAGTATTTTTAAAAGATAGCCAGGGAGATAACATACGCACCATAAGACAGGAGCAGGGCCGCTCCCTCCCATCTGGTTACTTTCATCCCGGTCCTCATGACGGGCAACAGGATAAGGCTGAAGGCCATCATCACGGGAAAATCCCGGTAGAGCAGGTCCGGGTTTATTCCGATCGGGGTGATAAAGGCCGTGACGCCGAGCACGGCACACAGGTTGGACAGATTGCTTCCCACCACGTTTCCCAGGATCAGATCTGTCTGGCCCTTACGGGCCGCCGCCAATGTCGTGGCAAGTTCGGGCAGGGAGGTCCCTACGGCTGTCAGGCTCAGGCCCACTATGAGTTCGGGTACGCCCAGATGCACGGCAATTCTTTCAGCCCCCCAAACCAGTGATTTGGAACCGATAACCAGTCCTGTCAGGCCAGCTATAACCAGTGCGATGTCAAACCAAAAGGAATTCCTGTTGTTGACAGACTTTTCGAATTCTATTTGTATTATATATGGTTCTTTCCGGCTGTGACGATACAAGGTCAGGCAATAGGCCGTGAAGATGATGAGTAATGCCAGGCCTGACAGACGCCCCGGATGGCCCATTATTGCGGATGCCCAGAGAACCGTGCTTACTACTACCAGTAAGGGTATCTCTATTCTGAGCATCCTCAGTCGGACAGGCAGCGGAGTAAGCAGGGCCCCGAGCCCCAGAATCAATCCCGTATTGGCTATATTGCTTCCCAAGATGTTTCCCATGGTGATATCAGGCTTGCCGGAAAGGGCTGCAGACAGTGCCACGCCCATCTCAGGGGCTGATGTGCCGAAGGCTACAACAGTGAGACCGATTACAATGGGACTCATTCTCAAAAGGCGGGCCATGCGTATGGCTCCTTTAATGAGAGCTTCGGCCCCGCTGGAGAGGATGACCAGCCCCAGTATGAATGCTGTGGCAGATAGTACCCAGGACGGCATGAATGTTCAGGGATCACCGTTCAGCATGGAGGAAATGCTCTCCCGCACCTCTTTTGTCACGATATCCTTGTGTACAGGGCCTTTTGGGCCCACGGTCCGGACAGGGGGGCCGATGGTTACCTTTATCCGGCCCGGGCGTACCCTGAGGCTTCCCCTGGGGAGTACATTGTGACTGCCGCTTATGGCTACAGGCACTATAGGGCATCCGGCCCTGACCGCAATCAGTATTCCTCCCGTCTTAAAAGGCCCCAAACGGCCGTCAGGGCTGCGGGTACCTTCCGGGAAGATGATTATGGATCTGCCCATTTTTAAGCTCCCGACAGCCTCTTGCAGGCTGCGCAGGGCCGCCTTGCCGCCGGACCTGTCAATAGGTATGTAACCTGCGAGACGCATGGCAAGACCAAGGAAGGGAATCTTGAAGAGCTCTTTCTTGGCTACAAAACGAAACTGTACGGGCAAGGCCTCATACAATATCAGTATATCAAACTGGCTTGCATGGTTACACGCGAATACTACCGGCCTTCCCATGGGTATATTGTCGCGGCCTTCAACATCTACCTTGATGCCTGATGCCCTGATGATAGTCCTTGCCCAGAGCCTTCCCAGCCTGTGGACCCGGTTCCCGGAATCATCGATAAGGCCGGCTATTATGGCTGCGGGAAAAAGAATTATAAAGGCCGATACAACTACTATGGGAGTTAAAAAACCTGTCATAATATCTTCAATTAACAGCTTTACGGGATCGGCATCGGTTTAAGATGCAGTCTTCGTCTTATGATATGCCCTGCAAGGTCGAAAACTCTGGCAGAACGGTCTATGATTATCGAATCCGCACTTGCCTTGATACCTTCAAGCGCCAGAAGAAATGATTCAGGTCTGGCGGCCGTAGTGACATCCCCTTTGATTTTTGAGTATTTCATCCACTGTCTGATTCTTGCCGCAAGCTCCCCGCTTTTGGGAAGCGGGGCATCAAGAAGCACTGTAACATGGTACGGCGGATAGTCCGAAAGGAGCCCCTCAACAAGATTCCAGGCGGACTTTGTGTGATCTGTGGGCCTGAAGCGTCGAAATATGCGGCTGATGTCCCGGACGAAATTGTCGTCTGCCAGTAGCAAAGGCCTGTGTTTTATGGCACTTTCAAGAGTAATAAGTACATTGTGCCCGTCTATAATCAGTTTCTCCCCCTTGATTTCTCTTGCGCGCACTATCTTGGCATGACGTGCCATGCTCTGTCTCCTTGTGAAGACCCCGCGATAGAGCAGGTCCCGCTCGTCTTGATGGAGCTGGAAGTGGTCTCCTACAAATAAAAGAGCGGACTTTCTCGGGTATCCGCGACTTAAAAGGAAGCGGAAGTCCCGGGCTGCAGGTCTCAGAAGATCTTTTCTAAAGGTGTAAGCTCTCATAATATCCAAAGTAGTACTTGCCCGATCAGCCTGCAGACCTTATTATTTTGTCGTTATGAAGAAGATACTAATCTATCCACATGAAATATTAAGGCAAGAGGCCAAATCGGTTAATAGAATAGACGGGGAATTCCAGGGCCTGATCGACCAGATGCTGGAGATTATGTACAAGGCCAAAGGGCTGGGCCTTGCAGCAAACCAGATAGGCGAGCTCAAGCAACTGGTGGTCATGGACATAACTCCTTCTGAAAGAGGACCAAATCCTATAGTATTAATTAACCCTCGTATCACAGAATGGGAGGGAGAAGAAGCGGGTGAGGAGGGCTGTTTGAGCGTTCCCAATTATTCAGCCCCTGTAAAACGGGCCGCCAGGGTGCAACTTGTGGGCTACGACCGGAACGAAAAGGAGATCAGACTTGAGGCCGAAGGACTCCTTGCCCGGTGCATACAGCATGAATTGGATCACCTTAAGGGTATATGTTTTGTAGACCGTCTGAGTCCTGCGAGAAAGCTCCTCTTCAGGAAAAAGTGGGCGAAGATCCGCCCCAAAGAGGAGTAGCAGAGCATTTTTGGAATAACATTTTGGGTAACCGGTCACAGGGCGAGATCTTCTTTCAACATGCTATCGCCCTTTGTTTTATAAAGCTTTTGCAGCGGG of Deltaproteobacteria bacterium contains these proteins:
- a CDS encoding poly(A) polymerase, with the translated sequence MTTSSSKANKYRRKKKFYKKRSPAPVQPAQRLPAEQADLFGSPGLHPRIIPRPEHCISRKDIDREALKVLYCLKDNGYMAYLVGGSVRDLLLGKRPKDFDIGTNARPEELKKLFRHSRIIGRRFRLVHVYFRGGKIIEVSTFRCRSEHDDREAAGNGIGDANIFGSPREDAFRRDLSINGLFYNIADFSIIDYVGGMADLKQGIIRVIGDDPEHRYLKDPVRMMRAVRHAARTGFTIEANTWEGLLKHSDKIRLCAISRVREEWLKDLRSGYSRPWAELMIKSGLFGSVFPGYVSALESEDKGLVRKLLFGLLGHLDRMVNDGAEVSDALMLALFAYPRLCVTPEWQALKVGRLKWPTYEVRSMLSEIFLPYDFRRSVRDVAVQILSSQWNISICLAKGKWFKRVWNKAAFRESVMLYDLVQEVLGQPVIGPDPHLRPGPKPLKKSGKRKRRSQRVRRLISESEEVRV
- a CDS encoding ribose 1,5-bisphosphate isomerase (in Methanocaldococcus jannaschii this enzyme is involved in conversion of 5-phospho-D-ribose-1-pyrophosphate to ribulose-1,5-bisphosphate using NAD as a cofactor; part of RubisCO pathway) translates to MSLDEIKISRAILSRFMAKFSDCLELDVAIVGAGPSGLMAALCLARKGHKVAVFERKLSIGGGMWGGGMMFNEIVVQEQGAVILRDLGISIEDAGDGYYTADSVECTSTLTSLACKAGARIFNLMSVEDVMVRENRVTGLVINWTAVDMAGFHVDPMAVRSGYVVESTGHDTEVLKVIQNKTSTRLLTDTGEIMGERSMWAEVAENTTLENTREAYPGVFVAGMAANAAFGSFRMGPIFGGMLLSGEKVAELIHERLSS
- a CDS encoding sodium:calcium antiporter, which codes for MPSWVLSATAFILGLVILSSGAEALIKGAIRMARLLRMSPIVIGLTVVAFGTSAPEMGVALSAALSGKPDITMGNILGSNIANTGLILGLGALLTPLPVRLRMLRIEIPLLVVVSTVLWASAIMGHPGRLSGLALLIIFTAYCLTLYRHSRKEPYIIQIEFEKSVNNRNSFWFDIALVIAGLTGLVIGSKSLVWGAERIAVHLGVPELIVGLSLTAVGTSLPELATTLAAARKGQTDLILGNVVGSNLSNLCAVLGVTAFITPIGINPDLLYRDFPVMMAFSLILLPVMRTGMKVTRWEGAALLLSYGAYVISLAIF
- a CDS encoding EamA family transporter gives rise to the protein MNWFPAALLTALATATGDTILKARFAHLSPGGMAIVRSAAPMPFLLPLLFVISWPETDPVFWQTVGLLVPFEILALLLYMQALRVSPLSLSIPFLAFTPVFIVLTGWLILDEKVTLAGLMGILCTVTGAYVLHIKASRKGFLEPLRAIAREQGSRLMLVVAGIYSLTSVLGKKAIQHSSPVFFACFYFVLLGMLTPLCIWALYRITNGFSANNKQSRPLWPFQKKAGPNPWGAWWAVGLAQTIMVLSHMWAIHLITAAYMIAVKRTSLIFSVIYGKLIFKEKEIPQRLAGASLMVLGVGLIILAG
- a CDS encoding class 1 fructose-bisphosphatase; its protein translation is MKGLGITVTEHLLIHQKESPAATGRLTRLLQELIFAAKIISREVNKAGLVDILGLTGDINIQGERVRKLDDFSNHVIIYRMERAGVICAMASEENADIIPVPEDMPKEDYILIFDPLDGSSNIDVNVNIGTIFSIHRKVSDRPYVTLDDFLRRGSEQVAAGYFVYGPSTMLVYTTGKGVNGFTLDPSVGEFLLSHQNITIPERGKVYSVNEAYTCYWDERTKKVVDYFKSPENERGKPYAARYIGSFVADFHRNLLYGGIFIYPADKKDPAKPRGKLRLLCEVAPMAFILEQAGGAATDGEQNILDIKPSALHERVPVFIGSKLDVEKATSIMQGKA
- a CDS encoding zinc metalloprotease HtpX; translation: MYNMFKTFIFLAALTALFLFVGGALGGRSGMTVALVMAAVMNFFAYWYSDKLALKMSGAREVSEAEIPQLHSIVAGLAQRAGIPKPRVYVIAQQTPNAFATGRNPDHAAVAVTEGILQLLNREELEGVLAHEFAHIRNRDILISSVAAVIAGAISYIATMAQWAMLFGGFGSSDDDDGGGIGLAGGLIMMIIAPIAAGLIQMAISRSREFQADATGAKICNRPMSLASALKKLDEWNHRVPMEVNPATAQMYIVNPLTSASVAKLFSTHPPIQERIRRLYSMAGRREGT